One Alkaliphilus sp. B6464 genomic window carries:
- a CDS encoding HXXEE domain-containing protein, whose amino-acid sequence MNDIKVMVWFFPILFIFHDFEEIIFMQPWISKNRRYLCERFPMLSKRLLPHFDNITTSSFAFGVAEEFILISIVTVISYLTNWYNLWVGLFIAFTLHLVIHCFQTLIVRKYVPAIITSIICLPICIYIIRHIVQLFQLSTVVFYSILGFIIMVVNLCIIHKAMDIFSKWLTQYEQQSK is encoded by the coding sequence ATGAATGATATAAAAGTAATGGTATGGTTTTTCCCTATACTTTTTATTTTTCACGATTTTGAAGAAATAATTTTCATGCAACCGTGGATAAGTAAAAATAGACGCTATCTATGTGAAAGATTTCCTATGTTATCAAAAAGGTTATTACCTCATTTTGATAATATTACAACATCATCTTTCGCATTTGGTGTAGCGGAAGAATTTATTTTGATTAGCATAGTTACAGTCATTTCTTACTTGACGAATTGGTATAACCTATGGGTAGGTTTGTTTATTGCATTTACTTTACATTTAGTAATACATTGCTTTCAAACATTGATAGTAAGAAAATATGTACCTGCTATTATTACAAGCATTATTTGTTTGCCTATCTGTATTTATATCATTAGACATATAGTACAATTGTTCCAGTTGAGTACTGTTGTTTTCTATTCTATTTTAGGCTTTATAATTATGGTGGTTAATTTATGTATCATTCATAAAGCTATGGATATATTCAGCAAATGGTTAACACAATATGAACAACAAAGCAAATGA
- a CDS encoding sensor histidine kinase encodes MVENILSLSRVEKYDFEFKREKINTKKLLKDIGLRMEGKASKFGIKIIENLQDAYIFIDVESFMHIFINLIDNAIKYNVRNGQIYIRSYTKEDKNHIQIEDTGIGIPKEHREKIFEPFYTVDKNRRSSHT; translated from the coding sequence ATGGTTGAAAATATTCTTTCTCTATCTAGAGTTGAAAAATACGACTTCGAGTTTAAGAGAGAGAAGATTAATACAAAAAAACTTCTTAAGGATATAGGCCTGAGAATGGAAGGAAAAGCTTCTAAATTTGGCATTAAAATAATAGAAAACCTTCAAGATGCTTATATTTTTATAGACGTTGAAAGCTTTATGCATATATTTATAAATCTTATAGACAATGCAATAAAATACAACGTGAGAAACGGACAAATATATATAAGAAGCTATACTAAAGAGGATAAAAATCATATTCAAATTGAGGATACAGGCATTGGTATACCGAAGGAGCATAGAGAAAAAATATTTGAGCCATTTTATACGGTAGATAAAAACAGAAGGTCCTCTCATACGTAA
- a CDS encoding FprA family A-type flavoprotein, whose protein sequence is MNQTKIVDNVYQLSVNIEDILFEGLWEMPNGVSINSYIIKGEKTALIDGVCGWDGVPETLLALLDKLEIDPKSIEYLIINHMEPDHSGWIEAFKKINSNFKIVCSQKGAELLEVFYNHSDNVITVKDKDTLDLGNGYILEFVEMPNVHWPDTIGTFDTKTGILFSCDAFGSFGTVNESNYDDLLNQEEIDFYEKEAVRYYSNIIGAFSLPVKKAIGKCENLPIKMIAPGHGIVWRKNPNKIIEDYSRYVSYQKGLARKEITLIWGSMYGMTQKAVDYAIKELEKENISVNVHKVPEDSWGTILASVWTSTGVILAMPTYEYKMFPPMAAVLEELGKKKAVGRKAFRFGSYGWSGGAQKELDEIMDKYKMNWEFIEPVEFKGSPREEDLNLIGLRINELINIVNNLF, encoded by the coding sequence TTGAACCAAACAAAGATCGTAGATAATGTATACCAATTGTCAGTAAATATAGAAGATATTTTATTTGAAGGATTATGGGAAATGCCTAATGGGGTATCAATTAACTCTTATATTATAAAAGGAGAAAAGACCGCGCTTATAGATGGCGTATGTGGTTGGGATGGTGTTCCCGAAACCTTATTAGCTTTGTTAGATAAGTTAGAAATAGATCCGAAATCTATAGAATACCTAATAATAAATCATATGGAACCAGATCATTCAGGCTGGATAGAAGCTTTTAAAAAAATAAATTCAAACTTTAAGATTGTGTGTAGTCAAAAAGGAGCAGAGTTGCTAGAAGTATTCTATAACCATAGCGACAATGTAATAACTGTTAAAGATAAAGATACTTTAGATTTAGGAAATGGATATATTTTGGAGTTTGTAGAAATGCCTAATGTACATTGGCCAGACACCATAGGTACATTTGATACAAAAACAGGTATCCTATTTTCCTGCGATGCATTTGGATCATTCGGTACTGTTAATGAATCTAATTATGATGATTTGTTAAATCAAGAAGAGATAGATTTTTATGAAAAAGAAGCTGTAAGGTACTATTCAAATATTATAGGAGCTTTCTCATTACCTGTTAAAAAGGCTATTGGAAAGTGCGAAAACCTACCTATTAAAATGATAGCACCGGGACATGGAATTGTTTGGAGAAAAAATCCAAATAAAATAATAGAAGATTATAGTAGATATGTATCCTATCAGAAAGGATTAGCAAGGAAAGAGATAACACTTATATGGGGTTCTATGTATGGAATGACTCAAAAAGCAGTAGATTATGCTATAAAAGAGTTAGAAAAGGAAAATATAAGTGTAAATGTTCATAAAGTGCCGGAAGATTCTTGGGGTACTATATTAGCTTCCGTGTGGACATCTACAGGAGTAATATTAGCTATGCCAACCTATGAATATAAAATGTTTCCACCAATGGCAGCAGTATTAGAGGAGCTTGGAAAGAAAAAGGCAGTAGGTAGAAAAGCTTTTAGATTTGGCTCATATGGTTGGTCTGGTGGAGCACAAAAGGAATTGGACGAAATTATGGATAAATATAAGATGAATTGGGAGTTTATAGAGCCTGTTGAATTTAAAGGATCACCAAGAGAAGAAGATTTAAATCTAATAGGACTGCGTATAAATGAATTAATTAATATAGTAAATAATTTATTCTAA
- a CDS encoding N-acetylmuramoyl-L-alanine amidase: MSYSIYKVFIDAGHGGSDPGAVNGNFYEKDFALDIAKHTRDRLNSYGVQTRMSRETDIKLTPNQRAAASDAYGANILVSIHNNAGGGTGIETWKHDNSSSYVKQLAQAVNNKLVSSLGVRDRGVKSAPSQRGENIYVIDPVATKAWAILPEILFMDTIADLEKLKSSTFRRNAGYAIADGIISFINTLPPMQ, encoded by the coding sequence ATGTCGTACTCAATTTATAAGGTTTTTATTGATGCAGGTCATGGAGGTAGTGATCCTGGAGCAGTTAATGGTAATTTTTATGAAAAAGATTTTGCTTTAGACATAGCAAAACATACAAGAGATAGATTAAATAGTTATGGGGTTCAAACAAGAATGAGCAGAGAAACTGATATAAAGCTAACCCCTAATCAAAGAGCCGCAGCCTCAGATGCTTACGGTGCAAATATTCTTGTAAGTATACATAACAATGCAGGAGGAGGAACAGGAATTGAAACTTGGAAGCATGACAATTCAAGTAGCTATGTTAAACAACTAGCCCAAGCCGTAAACAATAAGCTAGTATCAAGTTTAGGAGTACGTGACAGAGGCGTGAAATCAGCTCCAAGTCAACGTGGCGAAAATATATACGTAATTGATCCGGTAGCTACAAAAGCGTGGGCTATACTTCCAGAAATTCTATTTATGGATACAATTGCTGATTTAGAAAAATTAAAATCATCTACATTTCGTCGTAATGCCGGATATGCTATCGCCGATGGTATAATATCTTTCATTAATACTTTACCACCGATGCAATAA
- a CDS encoding peptidoglycan recognition protein family protein yields the protein MSMIVQPKPSMVSRSGWGATAVDLSKTSNLKNPAYIIVHHAGDANDAIIKAYPDEKAAMRRYQQIHIGQEWGDIGYHYCIGINGTILEGRTDTKEGIHAPGYNYRSIAVMLHGNYDIRSFTSTQQNKLIDILAWLCYKNNISPSNILGHKDVTATTCPGSGIYSKLSSIRGLVMDRVYPQPQQ from the coding sequence ATGAGTATGATAGTACAACCAAAGCCTTCAATGGTATCAAGATCTGGATGGGGTGCTACAGCTGTAGATTTAAGTAAAACGAGTAATCTCAAAAACCCAGCATATATAATAGTTCATCATGCAGGAGATGCAAATGATGCTATCATAAAAGCTTATCCAGATGAAAAAGCAGCAATGAGAAGATATCAACAAATTCACATAGGCCAAGAGTGGGGCGATATAGGATACCATTATTGTATTGGAATAAATGGAACTATACTTGAGGGGAGAACCGATACAAAAGAAGGAATCCATGCGCCAGGCTATAATTATCGTAGCATTGCGGTAATGCTTCATGGTAATTATGATATACGTAGTTTTACTTCTACACAACAAAATAAACTGATAGATATTTTAGCATGGTTATGTTACAAGAATAATATTTCACCGTCGAATATTTTAGGGCATAAAGATGTAACTGCAACTACTTGTCCTGGTTCAGGAATTTATAGTAAGCTATCTAGTATTAGGGGTCTAGTAATGGATAGAGTTTATCCTCAGCCTCAGCAATAG
- a CDS encoding ABC transporter ATP-binding protein → MEINREPMVYIEDLKMKYGDKEVLKGINLEIHRGQIIGYIGPNGAGKSTTVKILLGIINGYEGTVKIFGEDISSGNVDYKRRIGYVPETADIYDSLTAYEYLTFIGEIYGMELEQIDEKAKKLMALFNIEEVYHSRISSYSKGMKQKLLIISSLLHNPDILFFDEPLGGLDANSVMIFKEILSELVHRGKTIFYSSHIMDVVEKISDRIILLNDGHIIADGSFEELKEKSREGSLENIFNQLTGFNQHKEIAEEFVAVLQGV, encoded by the coding sequence GTGGAAATCAATAGAGAACCAATGGTTTATATTGAAGATCTAAAAATGAAATATGGGGATAAGGAAGTGTTGAAAGGTATTAATCTTGAAATACATAGGGGACAGATTATAGGTTATATAGGACCTAATGGGGCAGGGAAAAGTACTACAGTAAAAATATTGTTAGGTATAATAAATGGATATGAAGGCACAGTAAAAATATTTGGCGAGGATATTTCTAGCGGTAATGTGGATTATAAAAGGAGAATAGGCTATGTGCCTGAAACTGCAGATATATATGATAGTCTAACAGCATACGAATATCTTACCTTTATAGGTGAAATCTATGGGATGGAATTAGAACAAATCGATGAAAAGGCAAAAAAACTTATGGCATTATTTAATATTGAGGAAGTATACCATTCTAGAATTTCTTCCTATTCAAAAGGAATGAAACAAAAACTTCTTATTATTTCTAGTCTTTTACATAATCCAGATATTTTATTTTTTGATGAGCCCTTAGGTGGGTTAGATGCTAATAGTGTTATGATTTTTAAAGAAATCCTATCGGAGCTGGTACATAGAGGAAAAACTATATTCTACTCATCCCACATTATGGATGTAGTCGAGAAAATAAGCGATAGAATTATATTGTTAAATGACGGACATATAATTGCCGATGGAAGCTTTGAAGAATTAAAGGAAAAGAGTAGGGAAGGTTCCCTTGAAAATATTTTTAACCAATTAACAGGATTTAATCAACACAAAGAAATTGCAGAGGAATTTGTTGCAGTATTGCAAGGGGTGTAG
- the tet gene encoding tetracycline resistance ribosomal protection protein has protein sequence MEIINIGILAHVDAGKTTVTEHLLYKSGSIKKLGRVDDGDTQTDSMELERSRGITIKASTIAYEWKGVKVNIIDTPGHMDFIAEVERSLRVLDGAVLVISAREGIQSQTRIILETLIQMKIPTVIFINKLDRMDADSQKVIDELKREMSVKLVPIHKAIDEGTKNVKIENTISDNYVDEDVYEILSDLDNSILNKYINEEAITFDEVCQSICKYSKEGSLYPVFMGVALSSLGIEELLDGINRCLPTTNNCGEGEVSGVVYKIGRSNDNQKLAYVRMYSGTIKLRDTFKVMEGETIDKITKIQVFHNGKLCETNKLMGGDMGIISGLNHFRIGDIVGSPNEKIKNPSLTRPTLRVKVNVHEKEDKNKLFNGLLELAEEDPLLECDIDPIENEVYISIFGEIQMEIIKDLLSSKYGIDLNFSEVMTIYKETIIQKERASANMFGRTNPFYAAVDFEVEPLKRGEGLKYVSQVSSGYLSKSFQNAVEEAVFQTCRQGIYGWEITDILITFKDAIYDSVMSTPSDFRNLTPMVLMEAIYKAKAKLLEPIYEFHIKVPKEAGSRVVVDLQNMRATFSETGSSDNQFYIKGYVPIETSKNYSIKLASFTEGKGIFYTKFYGYIDLPEDVIKSKSKYGLDPLNKRKYLLQKSSAIKN, from the coding sequence ATGGAGATTATAAATATTGGTATTCTTGCCCATGTAGATGCTGGAAAAACTACAGTAACAGAGCATCTTTTATATAAGAGTGGTTCCATAAAAAAGCTTGGCCGTGTAGATGACGGTGATACACAAACAGATTCCATGGAGCTTGAACGCTCCAGAGGTATTACAATAAAAGCCTCCACCATTGCGTATGAATGGAAGGGCGTAAAAGTTAATATTATAGATACTCCTGGCCATATGGACTTTATCGCAGAGGTAGAAAGGTCACTTAGGGTCTTGGATGGCGCAGTACTTGTTATTTCTGCTAGAGAAGGCATTCAATCACAGACAAGGATTATACTTGAAACACTAATTCAAATGAAAATACCTACTGTTATATTTATCAATAAGCTAGATCGAATGGATGCGGATTCTCAGAAGGTAATAGATGAACTTAAAAGAGAAATGTCGGTAAAACTTGTTCCGATCCACAAAGCAATAGATGAAGGTACAAAAAATGTTAAGATTGAAAATACTATTTCAGATAATTATGTAGACGAGGATGTATATGAAATATTGTCTGATCTTGATAATAGTATACTGAACAAATATATAAATGAAGAAGCCATTACATTTGATGAGGTTTGTCAATCTATTTGTAAATATTCCAAAGAAGGCTCATTGTATCCTGTTTTTATGGGAGTAGCACTTTCCAGTCTTGGTATTGAAGAACTTTTAGATGGCATTAATAGGTGCCTTCCAACCACTAATAATTGTGGAGAAGGGGAGGTGTCTGGTGTAGTTTATAAAATAGGAAGGAGTAACGATAATCAGAAGTTAGCCTACGTCCGCATGTATAGTGGGACTATTAAGCTCAGGGACACATTTAAGGTAATGGAGGGTGAAACAATTGATAAAATAACAAAAATCCAAGTGTTTCATAATGGAAAACTATGTGAAACAAATAAGTTAATGGGTGGAGATATGGGCATAATTTCAGGACTAAATCATTTTCGTATAGGAGATATTGTTGGATCTCCTAATGAGAAGATAAAAAATCCATCATTAACAAGACCAACCCTAAGGGTTAAAGTAAATGTCCATGAAAAAGAGGATAAAAATAAGCTTTTTAATGGATTATTAGAATTAGCTGAGGAAGATCCTCTATTAGAGTGTGATATTGATCCAATAGAGAATGAAGTTTATATAAGTATTTTTGGTGAGATACAAATGGAAATTATTAAAGATTTATTATCATCTAAATATGGAATAGATTTGAATTTTTCAGAGGTTATGACAATTTATAAGGAAACTATAATTCAAAAAGAAAGGGCATCTGCTAACATGTTTGGGCGTACAAACCCTTTCTATGCAGCCGTTGATTTTGAAGTTGAGCCATTAAAAAGGGGCGAAGGATTGAAATATGTTTCTCAGGTTTCATCTGGGTATTTGTCAAAATCCTTCCAAAATGCAGTTGAAGAAGCTGTATTTCAGACATGCCGCCAAGGTATTTATGGTTGGGAAATTACAGATATACTTATAACATTTAAGGATGCTATTTATGACAGTGTTATGAGTACACCTTCGGATTTTAGAAATTTAACACCTATGGTATTAATGGAGGCTATTTATAAAGCTAAAGCCAAACTTCTTGAACCTATTTATGAATTCCACATTAAAGTACCAAAGGAGGCAGGCAGTCGAGTCGTTGTTGACTTACAAAATATGAGGGCTACATTTTCTGAGACAGGAAGCTCGGATAATCAGTTCTACATAAAAGGGTATGTTCCTATAGAAACCTCAAAAAACTACAGTATTAAATTAGCCTCCTTTACCGAAGGAAAGGGGATATTCTATACAAAGTTTTATGGATATATAGATTTACCGGAAGATGTTATAAAAAGCAAATCAAAATATGGCTTAGATCCTCTTAATAAACGAAAATATTTACTTCAAAAGTCATCGGCAATTAAAAACTAA
- a CDS encoding ATP-dependent Clp protease ATP-binding subunit, which yields MKKCSICNKNMAVVFASKMENGKSEMKGICIECAKKMGLPIIDQLMEQTGMTEEEISGLSQQMNNVFEEMDLENMDGDNFLGNLFKGSFNPFKKDSEDEVDIEEDEEFGEDDPIEEKPKDKKKKKNKKKKYLDTYGTNLTDRAKNKEVDKVIGRHKEIDRVIQILNRRSKNNPILIGEPGVGKTAIAEGLAVRIIEEQVPAKLFNAEVYLLDLTAIVAGTQFRGQFEGRMKAIIQEAQECGNIILVIDEVHNIMGAGEVHGGVMNAANILKPALARGEIQVIGATTLDEYRKHIEKDSALERRFQPVLVEEPTVDDTIEILKGIKGYYEDYHRVKISDEVIESAAKLSERYITDRYLPDKAIDVIDEAGSKVNLRNQGLVEIESLKEQLKAIEEKKAEAAKNNDYEKAAQYKVDECKILDRVAELEGEVNNSSITVEDVAFVIESWTNIPVGKITEEEASRLLNLEEHLHERVIGQHDAIRSLSRTIRRNRSGFRKKKKPASFIFVGPTGVGKTELVRALATELFGSEDAMIRVDMSEYMEKHTVSKLIGAPPGYVGYDQGGQLTEKVRRKPYSVILLDEIEKAHPDVFNMLLQILEDGRLTDSQGRTVFFENTVVIMTSNAGTQLKSSGIGFGKRGYEALENRVKEALRETFRPEFLNRVDETIVFTQLSREELRKIVDLMLRDVIEDVKEKDMTITISEEVKNFVLEKGYDEKYGARPLRRTIQRYIEDEIAEEYIKKQFTAGDHIKVDLKDDKVVLSK from the coding sequence ATGAAAAAATGTTCTATATGTAATAAAAATATGGCAGTAGTTTTTGCAAGTAAGATGGAAAATGGGAAATCTGAAATGAAGGGTATATGCATAGAATGTGCTAAAAAAATGGGCTTGCCTATAATAGATCAGTTAATGGAACAAACAGGTATGACTGAGGAAGAAATATCTGGTTTATCTCAGCAGATGAACAATGTATTTGAAGAGATGGACTTGGAGAACATGGATGGAGATAACTTTCTAGGCAATTTATTTAAAGGTTCTTTTAATCCCTTTAAAAAGGATAGTGAAGATGAAGTAGATATAGAAGAAGATGAAGAGTTTGGTGAAGATGATCCTATAGAAGAAAAACCTAAGGATAAGAAAAAGAAAAAAAACAAGAAGAAAAAATATTTAGATACTTATGGAACTAATTTAACAGATAGAGCAAAAAACAAAGAAGTAGACAAAGTAATTGGTAGGCATAAGGAGATTGATAGGGTAATACAAATTTTAAATAGAAGATCTAAAAATAACCCAATATTAATTGGAGAGCCTGGTGTGGGTAAAACAGCTATTGCAGAAGGCTTAGCAGTTCGTATTATAGAAGAACAGGTACCTGCAAAACTATTTAATGCAGAGGTTTATTTATTAGATTTGACAGCTATTGTTGCAGGAACCCAATTTAGAGGACAGTTTGAAGGAAGAATGAAGGCTATTATACAAGAGGCTCAGGAATGTGGAAACATAATTTTAGTAATAGATGAGGTTCACAACATTATGGGAGCAGGAGAGGTTCATGGTGGCGTTATGAATGCTGCAAATATTTTAAAGCCTGCACTTGCCCGTGGTGAAATACAGGTTATTGGTGCAACTACATTAGATGAATATAGAAAACATATTGAGAAGGATTCTGCCCTAGAGAGAAGATTTCAGCCAGTGTTAGTTGAAGAACCTACGGTAGATGATACTATTGAAATTTTAAAGGGAATTAAAGGCTATTATGAAGATTATCATAGGGTTAAAATATCTGATGAAGTAATAGAGTCTGCTGCAAAGCTATCTGAAAGATATATTACAGATAGATATTTGCCCGATAAGGCAATTGATGTTATTGACGAGGCGGGATCTAAGGTGAACCTTAGAAATCAGGGGCTTGTAGAAATTGAGTCTTTAAAGGAACAGCTAAAGGCTATAGAAGAAAAAAAGGCAGAAGCTGCTAAAAACAATGACTATGAAAAGGCTGCTCAGTATAAAGTAGATGAGTGTAAGATTTTAGATAGAGTAGCAGAACTAGAAGGAGAAGTAAACAACAGCTCCATTACAGTGGAGGATGTAGCTTTTGTAATTGAATCTTGGACTAATATTCCTGTAGGCAAGATTACTGAAGAAGAAGCTAGCAGGCTGTTAAACCTTGAAGAGCATCTTCATGAAAGGGTAATAGGTCAACATGATGCCATTAGAAGTTTATCAAGAACTATAAGACGTAACCGTTCTGGTTTTAGAAAGAAGAAAAAGCCAGCTTCATTTATATTTGTGGGTCCTACTGGAGTAGGAAAGACAGAGCTTGTAAGAGCCTTAGCTACAGAGCTATTTGGTAGTGAGGATGCTATGATTCGTGTAGATATGTCTGAATATATGGAAAAGCATACGGTTTCTAAATTAATAGGTGCTCCTCCAGGATATGTAGGGTATGATCAAGGCGGGCAATTAACAGAGAAGGTTAGAAGAAAACCTTATTCAGTTATACTTTTAGATGAAATCGAAAAAGCTCATCCAGATGTATTTAATATGCTGCTTCAAATTTTAGAAGATGGTAGGCTAACAGATAGTCAAGGAAGAACTGTATTCTTTGAAAATACTGTAGTAATTATGACATCTAATGCGGGTACCCAATTAAAATCGAGTGGTATAGGTTTTGGTAAAAGGGGTTATGAGGCTTTAGAAAATCGTGTTAAAGAAGCCTTAAGAGAAACCTTCAGACCAGAGTTTTTAAATAGAGTAGATGAAACTATTGTATTTACACAGTTATCTAGGGAAGAACTACGTAAAATAGTAGATCTTATGTTAAGGGATGTAATTGAAGATGTTAAGGAAAAAGATATGACAATTACAATTTCCGAAGAAGTTAAGAACTTTGTACTAGAAAAGGGTTATGATGAAAAATATGGTGCTAGACCTTTAAGAAGAACAATACAGAGATATATTGAAGATGAAATTGCAGAAGAATATATTAAAAAGCAATTTACAGCAGGGGATCATATTAAAGTAGATTTAAAAGATGATAAGGTTGTATTGAGTAAATAG
- the abc-f gene encoding ribosomal protection-like ABC-F family protein, translating into MLLNVNSITKYIKDKKILENVSFKIYEKQKIGLIGSNGAGKSTLLKVIMREIISDDGSVDVRGNIGYLPQDFSMDEDKTVEEFLNEYEFHHNLIPTLNRLNINDKYKQRIETLSGGEKTRLYITRIILSNPQLLILDEPTNHLDYEGIKWLVDFISKFQGGVLIVSHDRYFLEKTVNKILELEKGSLREYNGGYSFYKDTKEKEFEREIIAYEAYKKEKKKLELAARKVMERSNKYNNMSQNDFYRGKAAKIAKRSKAIISRLEQMEEVSKPNQPLKINLAFDEEGKRLGDILVRGEKLKKVYENTIFENISFQIQRNKRIGIIGKNGVGKSTLLKVIVGIESVEGNLTISPSVQIGYFSQELKNLDENLTLLDEVKKIDADQSKVRNLMACMLFKGEDVFKKISNLSFGERVRIIFLKLILGGYQLLVLDEPTNFLDIISREKIEEALLDYEGAILFVSHDHYFVRRMAQEIWEMDNNGITRYLGDYEYYLDKKSQRGDKNNTIAKEEILNLEMEISTISFKLISCSDNEKKELEKKYLEVLQQLKYLKSNY; encoded by the coding sequence ATGCTTTTAAACGTAAACAGTATTACAAAATATATAAAGGATAAAAAAATATTAGAGAATGTATCATTTAAGATATATGAAAAACAAAAGATAGGCCTTATTGGATCTAACGGAGCAGGTAAGAGTACATTGCTTAAAGTTATTATGAGGGAGATTATATCAGATGATGGAAGTGTGGATGTAAGGGGCAATATAGGTTATTTGCCCCAGGATTTTTCCATGGATGAGGATAAAACTGTAGAGGAATTTTTAAATGAATACGAATTTCATCATAATTTAATTCCTACTTTAAACAGACTTAACATTAATGACAAGTATAAACAGAGAATAGAAACTTTAAGTGGTGGAGAAAAGACAAGATTATATATTACTAGAATTATTCTTTCAAATCCTCAGTTGCTTATTCTCGATGAACCTACTAACCATTTAGACTATGAAGGTATTAAATGGCTTGTGGACTTTATATCTAAATTTCAAGGTGGAGTTTTAATTGTAAGCCATGATAGGTACTTTTTAGAAAAAACCGTAAATAAAATATTAGAATTAGAAAAAGGAAGTCTAAGGGAATATAATGGTGGATATTCCTTCTACAAAGATACTAAGGAAAAGGAATTTGAAAGAGAGATAATTGCCTATGAAGCCTATAAAAAAGAAAAAAAGAAGCTAGAATTAGCAGCAAGAAAAGTAATGGAAAGGTCTAATAAATATAACAACATGTCTCAAAATGACTTCTATAGAGGTAAGGCTGCAAAAATAGCTAAAAGATCGAAGGCTATTATTTCTAGGCTAGAGCAGATGGAGGAGGTTTCCAAACCTAATCAGCCATTAAAAATAAATTTAGCCTTTGATGAAGAAGGGAAAAGACTAGGGGATATTTTAGTTAGGGGAGAAAAATTAAAAAAGGTATATGAGAATACAATATTTGAAAATATTAGTTTTCAAATTCAAAGAAATAAGAGAATTGGAATTATAGGTAAAAATGGTGTGGGAAAGAGCACTCTTTTAAAAGTCATAGTTGGAATTGAAAGCGTTGAGGGAAATCTTACTATTTCACCATCGGTACAAATAGGTTATTTTTCCCAAGAATTAAAAAATTTAGATGAGAATTTAACCTTATTAGATGAAGTAAAAAAGATTGATGCAGATCAAAGTAAGGTAAGAAATTTAATGGCATGTATGCTTTTTAAAGGGGAGGATGTATTTAAAAAGATTAGCAATTTAAGTTTTGGAGAAAGGGTAAGAATTATTTTTTTAAAACTTATTTTAGGTGGATACCAGCTTTTAGTTTTAGATGAACCTACTAACTTTCTAGATATTATTTCTAGAGAAAAAATAGAGGAGGCACTATTAGATTACGAAGGTGCTATTTTATTCGTTTCTCATGATCATTATTTTGTTAGAAGAATGGCGCAGGAAATATGGGAAATGGATAATAATGGCATAACTAGATATTTAGGTGACTATGAATATTATTTAGATAAGAAAAGTCAAAGGGGAGATAAAAACAATACAATAGCAAAGGAGGAAATATTAAATCTAGAAATGGAGATTTCCACTATTTCCTTTAAGCTTATTTCCTGTAGTGATAACGAAAAAAAGGAACTTGAGAAGAAGTATTTAGAAGTCTTACAACAGTTGAAATATCTAAAAAGCAACTATTAA
- a CDS encoding MBL fold metallo-hydrolase, translated as MQNINCNIVHLGHSSFLVETKNNILIFDYFNDIPVLPERSIKNGVLSLEDFKTDKDIFVFVTHSHSDHYNPVIFQWENANPNIKYVLGSDVKEEVEEDRFYYMNPYETLQIKDVNIKTYGSTDKGVSFLVDVDSLDIFHAGDLNWWHWKEFTEQELKREEEDFKREVDNIIGNNIDVAFIPVDPRLEEFYHLAGVYFAEKVKPKFLVPMHFRDNFYVCKDFVEQLKDSSVKVVELTHVGQRIGFSK; from the coding sequence ATGCAAAATATAAACTGTAATATAGTCCATTTGGGGCACAGTAGCTTTTTAGTAGAGACTAAAAATAACATATTAATATTCGATTATTTTAATGATATTCCTGTTCTTCCGGAAAGAAGTATAAAAAATGGAGTACTATCTCTAGAAGATTTTAAAACTGACAAAGATATCTTTGTATTTGTAACCCATAGTCATAGTGATCACTATAATCCTGTAATATTTCAGTGGGAAAATGCAAATCCAAATATAAAATACGTTTTAGGTAGTGATGTGAAGGAAGAGGTAGAAGAAGATCGCTTTTATTATATGAATCCTTATGAAACTCTTCAAATAAAGGACGTAAATATAAAAACATATGGTTCTACAGATAAAGGAGTATCCTTTTTAGTCGATGTAGATAGTCTTGATATATTCCATGCAGGAGACCTAAACTGGTGGCATTGGAAGGAATTTACTGAACAAGAGCTTAAAAGAGAGGAAGAAGATTTTAAAAGGGAAGTAGATAATATCATAGGAAATAATATAGATGTAGCCTTTATACCAGTTGACCCAAGACTTGAAGAGTTCTACCATTTAGCTGGAGTATATTTTGCAGAAAAAGTAAAACCAAAGTTTTTAGTTCCTATGCACTTTAGAGATAATTTTTATGTATGTAAAGATTTTGTAGAGCAGTTAAAGGATAGTTCTGTTAAGGTTGTAGAGCTTACACATGTGGGGCAGAGGATTGGGTTTAGCAAATAG